A genomic stretch from Myxococcales bacterium includes:
- a CDS encoding SCP2 sterol-binding domain-containing protein, producing the protein MIGDHVAKNPELAAKIGHVFVFALTGPDSAWTVDLKNGEGAVSPGAVEKADCTLTLSDADFLDMMSGKADPQKLYFGGKLKITGNVMASQKLEFLKKIDAKAAEEAVRRARAAGAPKAAAPVAQSAREAAAGKVFAALATRVAATPGLVAEVGAVLKFTVTSPDAVWTVDLKNGAGSVTAGAGAADATLTLADEDLERLAKGEDPRGLFQLGRLRIDGDVQAAKKIGFLKQLA; encoded by the coding sequence GTGATCGGCGATCACGTCGCCAAGAACCCGGAGCTCGCGGCCAAGATCGGCCACGTCTTCGTGTTCGCCCTCACCGGCCCCGACAGCGCGTGGACGGTCGACCTGAAGAACGGGGAGGGCGCGGTCTCCCCCGGCGCGGTCGAGAAGGCCGACTGCACGCTCACCCTCAGCGACGCCGATTTTCTCGACATGATGAGCGGCAAGGCCGATCCGCAGAAGCTCTACTTTGGCGGCAAGCTCAAGATCACGGGCAACGTGATGGCCTCGCAGAAGCTCGAGTTCCTGAAGAAGATCGACGCCAAGGCCGCCGAAGAGGCGGTGCGGAGGGCGCGTGCGGCCGGCGCCCCGAAGGCCGCGGCGCCCGTGGCCCAGAGCGCGCGTGAGGCGGCGGCCGGCAAGGTCTTCGCGGCGCTCGCGACGCGTGTCGCGGCCACCCCCGGCCTCGTCGCCGAGGTGGGCGCGGTGCTCAAGTTCACCGTCACGTCGCCCGACGCGGTGTGGACCGTCGACCTCAAGAACGGGGCCGGCTCGGTCACCGCGGGCGCGGGCGCGGCGGACGCCACGCTCACGTTGGCCGACGAAGATCTCGAGCGGCTCGCCAAGGGCGAGGACCCGCGAGGGCTCTTCCAGCTCGGGCGCCTGCGCATCGACGGTGATGTGCAAGCCGCGAAGAAGATTGGGTTTTTGAAGCAGCTCGCGTGA
- a CDS encoding SDR family NAD(P)-dependent oxidoreductase, whose amino-acid sequence MSDLRFDGRVAIVTGAGNGLGRSHALLLASRGAKVVVNDLGGGHTGGGKSSAAADKVVEEIKAAGGEAVANYDSVEDGANIVKSAVDAFGKVDIVINNAGILRDVSFQKMTQEDWDLIYRVHVLGAYRVTKAAWDLMRDQGFGRVVFTASAAGIYGNFGQANYSMAKLGIHGFAQTLALEGKKKNVLVNTIAPIAGSRMTETVLPKDLIDALKPEYVTPLVAYLCHESNEETGSLFEVGGGFMGKLRWERAEGKVFKLGRDITPDAVKKAFSDITSFEKSSHPTDITSSMQPILGNLGSKSLGGNEHIDVDQALGYAFPEQSSSYDERDLALYALGIGHGKDPNDASELQYVYENYGNGFVADPTFAVIPAIRLVFENAKKGVKAPGMNYGFDRILHGEQYTAVKRPLPPNAKLTHKARVKDIFDKGKNAIVVTEIKSFDESGEELIHNELTTFVRGAGGWGGDRGPSVESNVPPSRAPDVVTEEKISENQTLLYRLSGDTNPLHVDPGFAQAFGFPRPILHGLCTFGFAGRHVIKAFANNDPRLFKCIKVRFSESVFPGETLVTEMWKESDQKILFRCKVKERDKVVITGAALELYKEIPKAKAKGAAKAERRSRRPGGAGRAHERRDRGGHQGPRGEEREGAHEQRERELRVQPHEPGLGVQHRSAPGPRLGRDGRDGQARLHPRAHRQRISST is encoded by the coding sequence ATGTCCGATCTCAGGTTCGACGGCCGCGTCGCCATCGTGACCGGCGCCGGCAACGGCCTCGGCCGCTCCCACGCCCTTCTGCTCGCGTCGCGTGGCGCGAAGGTCGTGGTCAACGATCTCGGCGGCGGCCACACCGGCGGCGGCAAATCGAGCGCGGCGGCCGACAAGGTGGTCGAAGAGATCAAGGCGGCGGGCGGCGAGGCCGTGGCGAACTACGACTCCGTGGAAGACGGCGCGAACATCGTGAAGTCCGCGGTGGACGCGTTCGGGAAGGTCGACATCGTCATCAACAACGCCGGCATCCTGCGCGACGTCTCGTTCCAGAAGATGACCCAGGAGGACTGGGACCTCATCTACCGGGTCCACGTGCTCGGCGCGTACCGCGTCACCAAGGCCGCGTGGGACCTCATGCGCGATCAGGGCTTCGGCCGGGTGGTGTTCACGGCCAGCGCCGCGGGCATCTACGGCAACTTCGGCCAGGCGAACTACAGCATGGCGAAGCTCGGCATCCACGGCTTCGCGCAGACACTGGCGCTCGAGGGCAAGAAGAAGAACGTGCTCGTGAACACCATCGCGCCCATCGCGGGGTCGCGCATGACCGAGACCGTGCTCCCGAAGGACCTCATCGACGCCCTCAAGCCCGAGTACGTGACGCCCCTCGTCGCGTACCTCTGCCACGAGTCGAATGAGGAGACCGGCTCGCTCTTCGAGGTGGGCGGCGGCTTCATGGGCAAGCTCCGCTGGGAGCGCGCGGAGGGCAAGGTCTTCAAGCTCGGGCGCGACATCACCCCCGACGCCGTGAAGAAAGCCTTCTCCGACATCACGAGCTTCGAGAAGAGCTCGCACCCCACCGACATCACCTCGTCGATGCAGCCCATCCTGGGTAACCTCGGCTCGAAGAGCCTCGGGGGCAACGAGCACATCGACGTCGATCAGGCGCTGGGCTACGCCTTCCCCGAGCAGTCGTCGTCGTACGACGAGCGCGATCTCGCGCTCTACGCGCTGGGCATCGGGCACGGCAAAGACCCGAACGACGCCTCCGAGCTGCAGTACGTGTACGAGAACTACGGGAACGGCTTCGTCGCCGACCCCACGTTCGCCGTCATTCCTGCCATTCGCCTCGTGTTCGAGAACGCCAAGAAGGGCGTCAAGGCGCCCGGCATGAACTACGGCTTCGACCGCATCCTGCACGGCGAGCAGTACACAGCGGTGAAGCGCCCGCTGCCGCCGAACGCGAAGCTCACGCACAAGGCGCGCGTGAAGGACATCTTCGACAAGGGCAAGAACGCCATCGTCGTCACCGAGATCAAGAGCTTCGACGAGTCGGGCGAGGAGCTCATCCACAACGAGCTCACCACGTTCGTGCGCGGCGCGGGCGGCTGGGGCGGCGATCGCGGCCCGTCGGTCGAGAGCAACGTGCCCCCCAGCCGCGCGCCCGACGTCGTCACCGAGGAGAAGATCAGCGAGAACCAGACCCTGCTCTATCGGCTCTCGGGCGACACGAACCCGCTCCACGTCGACCCAGGGTTCGCGCAGGCGTTCGGGTTCCCGCGGCCGATCCTGCACGGACTCTGCACGTTCGGGTTCGCGGGCCGCCACGTCATCAAGGCGTTCGCCAACAACGATCCGCGCCTCTTCAAGTGCATCAAGGTGCGCTTCTCCGAGAGCGTCTTCCCCGGCGAGACGCTCGTCACCGAAATGTGGAAAGAGAGCGACCAGAAGATCCTCTTCCGCTGCAAGGTGAAGGAGCGCGACAAGGTGGTCATCACCGGCGCGGCGCTGGAGCTCTACAAGGAGATCCCCAAGGCCAAAGCGAAGGGCGCGGCGAAGGCCGAGCGCCGCAGCCGCCGCCCCGGCGGCGCAGGGCGAGCCCACGAGCGCCGAGATCGTGGAGGTCATCAAGGACCACGTGGCGAAGAACGTGAAGGAGCTCACGAGCAACGTGAACGCGAGCTACGTGTTCAACCTCACGAGCCCGGCCTCGGCGTTCAGCATCGATCTGCGCCAGGGCCAAGGCTCGGTCGCGATGGGCGCGATGGCCAAGCCCGACTGCACCCTCGAGCTCACCGACAGCGGATTTCCTCGACATGA
- a CDS encoding SCP2 sterol-binding domain-containing protein, with protein MTSGKADPQKLYFGGKLKISGNVMASQKLTFLKKIDPAAAKEVVAKLRGAGGARAPRRAPARRRARTRARRRAPTASR; from the coding sequence ATGACCAGCGGCAAGGCCGATCCGCAGAAGCTCTACTTCGGCGGCAAGCTGAAGATCAGCGGCAACGTCATGGCGTCGCAGAAGCTCACCTTCCTGAAGAAGATCGATCCGGCGGCGGCCAAGGAGGTCGTGGCCAAGCTCCGCGGCGCAGGCGGGGCGCGAGCGCCACGACGAGCGCCGGCGCGCCGCCGAGCGCGGACACGGGCGCGCCGACGAGCGCCGACGGCTTCGCGGTGA